A single genomic interval of Bacteroidota bacterium harbors:
- the glmS gene encoding glutamine--fructose-6-phosphate transaminase (isomerizing), with protein sequence MCGIVGYIGKREAFPIIIKGLHRLEYRGYDSAGVALLNGDMRIYKCPGKVSDLEALTDGKNVKGTIGIGHTRWATHGEPNTRNAHPHMSNGQKLAIIHNGIIENYASLKAELLKRGHIFESDTDTEVLIHLIEDIQQKEKVELEEAVRIALNQVIGAYAIVVISEEEPDKLIAARKSSPLVVGIGKDEFFLASDATPLIEYTRNVVYLNDEEIAIVHRNGELVIKTLHNEEQTPYIQELQMQLDLLEKGGYEHYMLKEINEQPNSIKDSMRGRLGEGNRIILGGIIEYENKIVNAKRIIIIACGTSWHAGLVGEYLFEDLARIPVEVEYASEFRYRNPVLNEEDIVLAISQSGETADTLAAIELAKSKGATVLGICNVVGSSIARATHGGSYTHAGPEIGVASTKAFTAQVTVLTMMALSIGRKKGTITESRYQAIAIELTKIPEKVAEVLKTDEFIYQIAEKYKDVTNFLYLGRGYNFPVALEGALKLKEISYIHAEGYPAAEMKHGPIALIDKNMPVVVVATNKSAYEKIVSNVQEVKARKGQVIAIVSEHDEVMYGLADHVIKIPDTEEALTPLLSVIPLQLLAYHIALMRGCNVDQPRNLAKSVTVE encoded by the coding sequence ATGTGTGGTATAGTTGGCTATATCGGAAAAAGGGAAGCATTTCCCATAATCATTAAAGGCTTACATCGCTTAGAATATCGGGGATATGATTCCGCAGGTGTTGCATTATTAAATGGCGACATGCGTATTTATAAATGTCCGGGAAAAGTAAGTGATTTGGAAGCACTCACAGATGGTAAAAATGTAAAAGGTACTATTGGAATTGGTCACACTCGTTGGGCCACTCATGGTGAACCTAATACTCGTAATGCACATCCGCATATGTCCAACGGACAGAAGCTTGCAATTATTCATAATGGCATAATTGAAAATTATGCATCCTTAAAAGCAGAGTTGTTGAAACGTGGTCATATTTTCGAAAGCGATACTGATACCGAAGTGCTGATTCATTTAATAGAAGATATCCAGCAAAAAGAAAAAGTGGAATTGGAAGAAGCAGTGCGCATTGCATTGAATCAGGTAATTGGTGCTTATGCCATTGTGGTGATTAGTGAAGAAGAACCCGATAAATTAATTGCAGCCCGCAAAAGTTCTCCACTTGTTGTAGGAATTGGGAAAGACGAATTTTTTCTTGCTTCTGATGCTACGCCATTAATTGAATATACACGCAATGTAGTTTATCTCAATGATGAAGAAATAGCAATTGTACATCGCAATGGTGAGCTGGTTATTAAAACATTGCACAATGAAGAACAGACTCCCTATATACAAGAATTGCAAATGCAACTCGACTTGTTAGAGAAAGGCGGTTATGAGCATTACATGCTGAAAGAAATTAATGAGCAGCCGAACTCCATTAAAGATTCCATGCGTGGACGTTTAGGTGAAGGCAACAGAATTATTCTGGGTGGAATCATTGAATACGAAAATAAAATAGTGAATGCCAAACGCATTATAATAATTGCATGCGGCACGTCATGGCATGCAGGATTAGTAGGTGAATATTTATTTGAAGATCTCGCACGTATTCCTGTGGAAGTAGAATACGCATCTGAATTTCGTTATCGCAATCCTGTATTAAATGAAGAAGATATTGTGCTTGCTATTTCACAAAGTGGGGAAACTGCAGATACATTAGCAGCAATTGAATTGGCAAAATCAAAAGGTGCTACAGTATTAGGAATTTGTAATGTTGTAGGTTCATCAATTGCAAGAGCAACACATGGCGGAAGCTATACACATGCAGGTCCTGAAATTGGTGTTGCATCCACTAAAGCATTTACCGCACAAGTAACAGTGCTTACAATGATGGCTTTATCTATTGGTCGTAAAAAAGGTACAATAACTGAATCAAGATATCAGGCAATTGCAATTGAGTTGACAAAAATTCCTGAGAAAGTTGCAGAGGTTTTAAAAACTGATGAATTCATTTATCAGATAGCTGAAAAATATAAAGACGTAACTAATTTTTTATATCTCGGTCGGGGATATAATTTCCCTGTTGCGTTAGAGGGTGCCTTGAAATTAAAAGAGATTTCATACATACATGCCGAAGGATATCCTGCTGCTGAAATGAAACACGGACCTATTGCTTTGATTGATAAAAATATGCCTGTAGTTGTTGTCGCAACAAATAAAAGTGCTTATGAAAAAATTGTAAGTAATGTACAGGAAGTGAAGGCACGTAAAGGACAAGTAATCGCAATTGTATCCGAGCATGATGAAGTAATGTATGGCCTTGCTGATCATGTTATAAAAATTCCGGATACGGAAGAAGCACTTACTCCTTTGCTCTCAGTTATTCCATTACAATTATTAGCTTATCATATTGCTTTAATGAGAGGTTGCAATGTAGACCAACCAAGAAATCTTGCAAAAAGTGTTACGGTGGAGTAG